A stretch of the Diadema setosum chromosome 16, eeDiaSeto1, whole genome shotgun sequence genome encodes the following:
- the LOC140240025 gene encoding solute carrier organic anion transporter family member 4A1-like: MAKNKPFSNHRTSLSQVALQDNDELARQSRNSIVNPVFEDNEPETPTVRTHDRAVVGASDASDDLECGWCHCQPGWLQKLNKAPWLLVSLCFATLFQGMIVNGFTPGSVTSIERRFQLSSQQTGVLISIYDATNIVFVLFVVYVGGPGHKIRWVSVGCLLISLSGFMFALPHFTTPRYSYVSNRTNAVCVPGAGEECRQGSEAGDAGLSNYIYLFGASQVVAGLGSLPLYTLGLSALDESVSNRNYGPYFGIFFAVGVLGPGLGFVLSGVFLNIFTELSAPEGVELSSEDPGWVGAWWLGFIMSGFVILLVAIPLSLFPTELPTTAKIRSEKETQAHVNAGLEETTRPGFGKGPADLLRALKYLIVNPTFMLTCLGGTADALLLNAYNAYLPKFFENQFAATSGQATLITGGATIVGGVVGTLSGGFIVRRLELKVAGLLRMVALCTAVSGGLFLIMLWHCPQQDLAGVSVNYNGERFSNMAQTELKASCNTNCSCADDQFSPVCAQEAGLEFFTSCHAGCNVDYGNGTYSDCSCLSNVANAIPSMRLVAGKCRTDCTYQPLVFAVVVAIIIMIVFTSQIAEINVILRCVPETQRSMSLGVNSLLKRALGSVPGPILFGVVIDGACLLWQDNCGNQGSCWVYNNDSLSLRISIIAAAFKALGLCLYLLALCCYRPVVEGGDVSTKTTSTTSGNADVNTNGDANPQGQGMWF, translated from the exons ATGGCGAAGAACAAACCATTCTCCAACCATCGAACGTCGCTCTCCCAAGTTGCTCTCCAGGACAATGACGAACTCGCCAGACAGTCGCGCAACTCGATCGTGAACCCGGTTTTCGAGGACAACGAACCCGAAACCCCTACCGTAAGAACGCACGATCGAGCCGTGGTTGGCGCCTCTGACGCCAGTGACGATCTCGAGTGTGGGTGGTGCCATTGCCAACCTGGATGGCTTCAAAAACTGAACAAGGCCCCCTGGCTCCTGGTATCACTGTGCTTTGCCACTCTGTTTCAG GGTATGATCGTGAACGGATTTACGCCAGGGTCCGTCACCTCCATCGAGCGAAGGTTCCAGCTCTCTAGCCAGCAGACCGGCGTGCTCATCAGCATCTACGACGCCACCAACATCGTGTTCGTGCTCTTCGTCGTCTACGTGGGCGGGCCTGGTCATAAGATACGCTGGGTGTCCGTCGGATGTCTGTTGATCAGCCTGTCCGGGTTCATGTTCGCGCTTCCGCATTTCACAACCCCGCGCTATTCGTACGTCTCGAACAGGACAAACGCAGTATGCGTACCTGGGGCGGGGGAAGAATGCCGCCAGGGTAGCGAGGCAGGGGACGCAGGATTGTCGAACTACATCTATTTATTCGGCGCCTCCCAGGTGGTAGCTGGACTGGGCTCGTTGCCCCTCTACACGTTGGGTCTCTCCGCGCTGGACGAGTCCGTCTCAAATCGAAATTATGGGCCTTACTTTG GGATTTTCTTCGCCGTTGGGGTGCTGGGACCTGGCCTAGGCTTCGTCCTGTCGGGTGTATTCCTCAATATCTTCACCGAGCTGTCAGCACCAGAAGG GGTAGAGTTATCGAGTGAAGACCCCGGCTGGGTCGGGGCCTGGTGGCTTGGCTTCATCATGTCCGGATTCGTCATACTCCTTGTCGCTATTCCACTCAGCCTCTTCCCCACAGAGCTTCCAA CTACGGCTAAAATCCGATCCGAGAAGGAAACCCAGGCACATGTGAACGCCGGCTTGGAGGAGACTACTCGCCCGGGCTTCGGCAAGGGTCCAGCTGACCTACTGAGGGCGCTAAAATACCTAATCGTCAATCCGACTTTCATGCTAACGTGTCTGGGCGGTACGGCCGATGCGCTGCTCCTCAATGCTTACAACGCTTACCTCCCAAAATTCTTCGAGAATCAGTTCGCTGCCACTTCCGGTCAAGCCACACTAATAACAG GTGGGGCGACCATCGTTGGGGGCGTGGTGGGCACCCTGAGCGGTGGATTCATCGTGCGGCGCCTCGAGCTGAAAGTGGCTGGATTGCTACGGATGGTGGCGCTGTGTACGGCCGTGTCTGGCGGGCTGTTTCTCATCATGCTCTGGCATTGTCCCCAGCAGGATCTGGCAGGAGTTAGCGTAAATTACAATGGAGAAAG ATTCAGCAACATGGCACAAACTGAGCTCAAAGCATCGTGCAATACCAACTGCTCATGCGCAGACGACCAGTTCAGCCCTGTGTGTGCGCAGGAAGCCGGACTGGAGTTTTTCACATCTTGCCACGCCGGCTGCAACGTAGACTACGGCAATGGG ACATACTCGGACTGTAGCTGTCTATCAAACGTGGCTAACGCCATCCCCAGCATGAGGTTGGTGGCGGGAAAGTGCCGGACAGACTGCACCTACCAACCTCTCGTCTTTGCGGTGGTAGTCGCAATCATTATCATGATCGTCTTTACGTCACAGATTGCCGAGATCAACGTCATTTTAAG GTGTGTGCCGGAAACTCAACGGTCAATGTCACTAGGAGTCAACTCTCTTCTGAAAAGGGCTTTGG GTTCTGTGCCAGGCCCGATACTGTTCGGGGTCGTCATAGACGGGGCCTGTCTACTCTGGCAAGACAACTGCGGGAATCAGGGTTCGTGTTGGGTGTACAACAACGACAGCCTGTCTCTTCGCATCAGTATCATCGCCGCGGCCTTTAAAGCCCTGGGTCTATGCCTCTACCTCCTCGCTCTCTGCTGCTACCGTCCCGTGGTGGAAGGCGGTGACGTAAGCACGAAGACGACGAGCACGACCAGCGGGAACGCTGACGTGAATACGAACGGTGACGCCAATCCTCAGGGGCAGGGAATGTGGTTCTAG